The Topomyia yanbarensis strain Yona2022 chromosome 3, ASM3024719v1, whole genome shotgun sequence nucleotide sequence atattttgaCTCTTGGATTGCCTCTTTAGGGAAAACATGAATTTAATATGAACACGTACAGTTCATGAGGTTTATAAGAAAACCACTTGAAATTGAGATGCTGTGTATATGATGAACACATTAATTTTCAAGTGCAGTTTGCACATATGAATAGAAAGTGTGAATTATTTTTAGTGTCGACATCGTCAATTCTTACTCAAGAGTATAATATGATAATagagtataatataatatatatttctCTGTGATAATATTATTTCTTTAATGGCATTAGGTAGAATCTTTCgaacaaaacatcaaaacaattttgtgtaatcatttttgctatattttgcatacgaacatgggtatttttcatgaatgactTAAATTATACAGCAAATTGATGTGAAACGGATTGTTTTTCATTTAGGAAAACAATGTCTTCTCCATACTATTGCAAAACAACTAAAAATAATTTCTGTAGGCTCTAAATATTAAGAATTACATTTACCGTATCCTTTGCTGTGCTTACCAGTTTACGTTATTCTTAGATATGATACTACTTAAGAGCGAGTGTATTTTCCCCAAATATGCAGCATAAAAACGGATGCAATAAACAGTAGAGACATCACCAGAACCGGAACTGGACCACTAGATGAAAAAACAGTATTTTAGCATAGTTATTCTAGCACGCTCTGTAGTCGTTTTTTGCCTGAGGTTAAAATTGAATCAGTTCCGAACCCACAAATGCTAGCAAGTCGCAGACTTTGACAATATTGAAGTTTTGAGTCCGACTCAATTTAGCTTAAAATATATTCCGAAAAAACGGGAATTCATAGTGGCACCGTTCTATTGACTCAATATTTGGATCatcgaattttcgaaaaaacggCAACTGTTATTTGGAACCATTCGATTGATTTAATATTTGGATTATCTAAAAAAACATTTACTTACACTTTGATACCGGGAGAGTCATCGGTGTAAAAACGCCACATTCCACCAGATCCGGTTCCTGTAGTGCGATTTCGTGCTGCAGTCGCTGTAGTGGTTGTCTTTCGTTGCTTAAGATTGCTAGAACCTCCTGCGCTAGCCCGTGGTGCCGACGATGGTTTTGTGGGAGAGCGACTTCCGCTTCCGACGGATGTAGAACTAGCTGGAGCGGGCTGAAAGTTTTGTTGTAGCCCACTAAAACGTAGGATAAACTCAGTTGAATTTTCAGTTAAAAACTTACCATTGTTTCAGAGCTATTTGATCGCCGGAAAATGAGCTACTAAGCCTTCAACAGTATTGACTAAACCAATAAGCCTTCAACAGTAATAACGTCCTACACCACCAATTCCGAAACGAATAACGTTTGCAAATACGAATGCCGCTCTAGCAACGTCAGATCCACTCTTACTTTCTCCTTTCGGAATCCACGTATCGAAGTAACCACTACACGTCGCAAGGAAACGTCAACGAAACGTTAACTGTTggtcagagatgccagatatttttttcaaatctctgcaaaatattttaaaagtctgggaagtaccaaaaatgtcaggaaaactATTCTTgaccaaaaatgacttaataaTGATGCgttatattaaataaaaacagTGTATTTATAGCCTAAGATTAATAGAGAAAAATAGCTTATGGAGGAAAAATCCATGGTAGATAAAGCTGTAATTTGAAACTAGTGTAACCAAAGCCTgtatctgtaaatatctgcaaccaaactaaaaatctgcaaatatctgtcATCGGAAATATTTGCAGCTAAAATTAAAACTCTTAGAGTTTTCGATTGAAGGAACTGGTGGAGTGTTCTGCActgaaattgcacttttcttgCAGAAGTGTTGTCAAAACACCGACACCATGTTCCATTGATAGGAACTGCAATAAAAAAGTGCAATTCCAGTGCAATTTCGGGGCAGAGATTTGGCACCGAAAATTTTGTCGGTGGAGCCAGTGCACTCACCAACACCATCAacacaaaatgtcaaaaaaaatcaaaatggatGCGTAAACAAATTTCTCGTATCTGGTCGTATGTATGCAAAATAATTTGATTTTATTTAAGcggaattttattcttttttggtATATTTGCAGAGTGGCGTTGTCAATTTGCCGAGCGTAATCGTATTCGGCGCTTTTATGCAGAATTTTTTCAGCTAGTGTTTTTCAGTTCCGCTGTAGACAAAGGAAAATTAACAGTGCGGACGTGATTCCAGTGGCTCTCACAAAGGTGGTAAAGTGTTATTAAACTGGTGTTCCAGTAAACGACGTTAGCCAATTGACTCCTACCAAAAACAGAGAATTTGGCCAGAAATATAAAGCGTTGATATAAATCGAAATTCAGAAACCGCTTTAAAACTAGATATGCGACAAATATTTCGTATACCATACGGTTATAGAACAAATCCTGTGCTATAGATGCTaagcaataaaatttattgttttcattacAGGATTACTTGACAGCAGCCAGATAGAAGATCAATCCAACCCGTACAATGATATCAATTTTCATTTAAACTTTTTCttggctttattttttttataatatacTAATTGACTTTATAGATTTGATCAAAACTAAAGTATTACATTTTTCTAATACTAGTACCTATAAATATGAAATGTTCTTCTATGCGGGAACTATTCAATAAGATATTAGGGCATCTTCCATCTGACGAGCTATGTATTAAGAAACCTCGCATTTTATATGTATCTAAAAATGTTAAGTATATGTGTAGAAGATATCAATCGACTCATATCAAGGAGATCATATAAGTATCTGAATATGATTGAGTGATGAACGCCTGCCAGTTTGTATACTTGTTCCGCAGACGTCCATCTCCAGCattaaagttgttaaaaatcgAAGATATTTTCGGAGGTATTTGGGATACCTCCACCAGATGCGCTACTGtcctcattttgtttattgacTGAGTTCGATTGAATTAACAtacccagtcaaaccattcccgaaccggttcgaaattctgaatggattccagctcaaatacaACCACCGATTGAATCGGAATTGGTTGttacatttgagctggaatcaaTTCTGGAATCGGTTTACGGGGTACTTGGGATAGGTTATCGTGGCGGCGCTAATGTTTAACGGATATTAGTTCAAATGTttacatatctcgacaaacatatgattacggcctaaaagccaactgtcaaaatccactttgaatggaaattccggacaaaccgttacacgccaatcacagatgttggtagtaaacgaacgagaaaagttttctctttcataaactgttgtgaactgtgttcgactagtaacggtttgtctggaatttccattcaaagtggattttgacagttggcttttaggccgtaatcatatgtttgtcgagatatgttttattattatttttgttcgatcgtggatgtctgttctctgtgcttgttCTATGAATATATCTGTGGGTTCGCACGAGGTCCTGTGTTTTAATCTCATTTAACAAACGAACACCCAATTAATGAATACTCCAACGAACACCCATTCAATATGTTTAATCAGTTTAGTCGGAAGGTCATATTCTAGCAATATCTAGTACAGTTATAAAGCACCTATCGCAGGGTTTACAcctggggccctattctcacagtaaCGTTACGTTCATGCCTTCTTAAGGTTCCACTTGACGTTTGCCCAACATTTTGATATTgggcggagctctggcgtgttgGGAGGCTGCAtgtcccaagtaaccaataagcattataacgtagcctaatatctgctttagatccacatataatgcAGTCTTATAGAGCTGTGAAGCCCTTAATACttatataatgctggtattatgccagaaaaggcgaaatatagtgctattactgtgcagagattgacaactcgtttctgcagtactaatgctattattgCACCAGcacacaaatgtcaaattttaaaACCTTATATTAGcattactaatgctattaaaaagcttcagctGGCTGTCAtcgtccgccatggttttaaaaccatttcttgtagttcctttcggtatgatgagcaaaaaggaaaaaaaattaaaataaaatgttctgtttaaaaccgtaattgtctctcttctaatgcattgtaatgaatatccttaatgggttttcgttttGACATGATATgacaattttacgaaaattacctttagtaagtctccaactgaggtaccttgcctcgtccttcacggtaagtgcgcttcGTTTGCTCTcaggactatattgcatatgctcgattgaaatgaaatataccgaatataatcttcaagaagagttgaataacaaataaacccacagcattacaatagcattatatcggctttttatttgctctataatggcattaaatgcacttttaaagcttacatgctttaaagatccttgaagcatgtacgcgttatatcagctttatatacgcatatagagcaagcgataatgctatatgtcggctgtgcagttatgcattattgatgctaatatagttttattgcattgttaatgctgtaatggagtttcaatgcaacattagtgcaaatgtatagccaatatagtgcaatggcttaatgcttatggttacttggggtcCTTGGGCGCCACCTGGATGTTGTTTCACGGCATTCCTTTCCATTGTCTTTTAACGCTATGGCAAGATGCCGAATCCGGCCAAAACAGAACGGAACAATTGTGTTGCTTGAGGAAGGGCAACAAACGTTTTTCCTGGCACTCCTGCACATAAATTTCATTGTTGATGGTCCCAGTGACGATGTAAATGTCACCACAGGAACGGCTGGCCTGCCACACGAGATATTTCTTTGCGAACTTTGACAGCTTAATTTGTTTGAAAATCGCTGTGATTGTTCTTAATTCAAGTAAttcagctaactctgcgacgtaaattgaagcaggatcattgagtttgaatgaggtagcaagattttcgttgaagataccgaagcctgtggtcctgtcgagaattgatccgtcaatgtagaacattttggcgcagtcgacttgatggtatttgttatagaaaatatttgggaccacttgtgggcgaatatgatccggaaatccacaaatctcttccttcatggatgtaccgaaaaatacagttggatcagaagtatctaagagatgagcacggttgacgttatacgtagatgaattgatgttctgtgccatgtaatcgaagtacaaggtcatgaatcgggtctgagaattaagctcgacaagcctttcgcaatttgcaatcaccaatgggttcagaatatcgcatcgaatgagcaatcgatatgagaggtcccagaatcgatttttcagcggaagaacgcccgccagcacttcgagactcatcgtatgggtcgagtgcatgcaacccaaggcaatacgcaagcaacgatactggattcgctccagtttgatgaagtgtatgttcgcagcggagcgaaagcagaaacatccgtactccatcactgataatatcgttgtttggtacagcctgattaggtctcctggatgggcaccccaccatgttccagttattgtacggagaaagttgattctttgttggcacttctgtttcagatacctaatgtgacatccccaggtacctttagagtcgaaccagaccccggtatttgaatgttgaaacctgagcaatagttttatccattaactgaagctgtaatttcgctggttcacgcttccttgaaaatacgactagctcagttttctccgtagagaactcgatacccagctggagagcccaagcagacaaattgtccaaagtatcttgcagtggtccttgcaagtcgacggctttaggacctgtaatcgagaccacaccgtcatctgcaagctgcctaaGCGTGTAGGAATCGACAAGACATtcttcaatgtcattcacgtaaaaattgtagaggagagggcttagacatgagccctggggaaggcccatgtagctaaatcgtgatgtcgataaatcgctaTGCGAGAAAtgtatttgtttttcagacaacagttttatcaaaaagttatttaaaattggtgaaagaccatgctggtgcaacttctcgtaaagaatgttgatagaaactgaatctaaagcccccttaatgtccaagaatactgatgccatctgctctttgttagcatatgccatttgaatttctgttgagagcaacgcaaggcaatcgtacgtccctttgcctttgcggaagccaaattgtgtatctgacagtaagccatttgtttcgacccaattatcgaggcgaaacaaaatcattttctcgaataacttccagatacaggatagcattgcaatcagTCGATACCAGTTGTGGTCGGAGgatggttttcctggtttttggatggcgatgaccttcacttgtctccaatcgtgtgggacaatgttagcctcaagaaacttattaaataagttcaacaagcgtctcttggcagagtctggcaaattcttcaacaagttgaatttgattctgtccggacaaactttcttggcgaaatcgaatatccaacggtttgaatattccacgctctcgttattgctgtttcggtttcgcatgcgtcgagccgtaccccaaagagtgctcatcgatgtttctcttgttaacccgtcgtcaaaccggcgccagtaactgcgtttcttagctttcattaaatttttcattcgctttcctaatatcgcgtacactcgataactagcaactaacccgtcgttccggaaggttttatacgcggcagctttctccgcgtacacgtttgagcactctttatcccaccacgggttgggagaacgtttttgggtgttcacgtcgggtactcgtttcgtctgagtttgaatcgcggtatcgagaatcgagttggacaaaaacttttattcttcctccgggggaagtacctgtgttgaatcgatagttttggatatctcagcagcgtagctcttccaatcaatgtttcgtgtgaggtcatagggaacattgattggtgccgatggtcttgaaccagtggtgattgcaattacaattggtaggtggtcactaccgtggggatcagatattaccttccacttgcaatctaaccttagtgatgtcgagcataaagatatgccCAATGCACTTGCTGGCGCAGGTGGTCCAGGAATctgtgtcatttcccctgtgttcagaattgtcatattgaagttgtcacaaaggtcttgaactGTCGAAGATCGATTTTCGCCCACCCCGTACCATGAGAgttctccaagaagcaggcggggcgagggaaggtgttcaatcacgctgaagaatcttcgatatcccatcatggccctaggaggaatgtaaatagaagcaatgcaaagatctttgcctttgattgttttTTTGACAAGCGCCAACTTCAATGCCAGGTGTCGAAGggagattgattcgattgaaggagtagcatcttttgatccctaaaagtacccctccatatgagtcttctcgatccaagcggataatgttaaaatcgtggaagttgaggtttatattagaagttagccatgtttcacatagggaaaatgcatcacaatgattgtaatttagcaagtgttttaatgaatcaattttggggataatacttctgcagttccactgtaaaacagtgatcagatccgttattccgtctaataagttagccatcgaaggatacgatcgctgtaaggaggggccattgttcagtcaactgttttaaaaatgttcttactgttggtagaatagcaaccagcaagcttttcagaggatcggtaatgttgaaagctgtaaatatccagtccacaatgtcagaaaatttaaggaatcccgttttagattgagtttctgactgtaaaattggagcacttgggatttttggtgccccggggagtgctgggaactcctggttgtatctcaatttcccaaaaccaggaggtattatcttcggatttgtaccagcacttccagttgatgaattatttttattttatacccttgtttgggacaacctaggacccttacgaggaagttcaggtgacttttgattaggtcttttcctagagtttccaagcagaaCCAAAGAATGCCCATCGCAAGAGTCGTTAGAGGCGtcatcgtcagttggcaagagaacgaatgggttttcggagataagtggaacagctctttcaagcatttctgcgtaagagcgtctagagcgatctttggcggatcgcttcagtttatccgcgcgaagtttgtacgttgggcatgtcaaaagtgcatgcggattctccccacagtaaacacacttctcagcgggcctactgcaagtatcatcagcatggcgttccccatatttaccgcaccgttgcttgttgctacagtaggtggccgtgtgacctagctgcttgcaattggaacaattcatgatccgcggtacaaacaggcgtacaggtagacgagctcctcccacttcaacgtagctcggtagtgcagatccggcgaaggttacgcgaaacgagtctgatggatagtaattcccatcttcgatggactttgagtgcaattgcttgcactccaaaatcttaactgattgaaggttagggtccttaaagcggccaaccccatcattcatcagatcattgacagttagacccgcatcacttaccacaccgtcgatctccacatcacgagaagggatgtagacgcgatactccagcgtaaagaggctattgctaacgatatcattggcctgtttcaagtcagtaacgactacgcgcagtttatatgactgaacctttttaatctcggttacggccgagtaacgtttagtcagctcccgtgcaacagttatgctgtttaacagtttatttttgggccgaaagtataccacccaaggaccagcggatccatcctggtaaacctcgtctcgaccgcactatttaacttaaatcaaaataaaaaatcaaaaacaataataaaaaaatcgataagaaaagtaaaaaaacgaaacacttcaccggttggttcctgacgagctggtaggtgaattgatccttcgtttcttttgtccgtcacccgcgtgaccttcacacagtagagagctggtatagctcgtctaaacaaagccgtctttcaggcaagaaaactgtttagcacCGCACTAATTTTTCACTACTTCACacaatttaacgtttataatgtttatactccagcccttgctgggataaacaccttcaccgatatcgcagttaataattatcactcgcgggactgtttattagtagtaCTTTACTGTAGCCTCTGTCACAGTAAGCACCTTCGTActgccgaaaaaactaaaccacaccggagagaacaaaaagcacttgtttttcggtacaacgttcggttacgaatgatcttgaacccgttagtaatggcaaatttcgagaggcttgtcgagctcaattctcaaacccgatttatccCGGATCACACCTGTGGCAACGGTTGGAGGAACCCCTAccggctcgaggaagaccgcccagcgtcccaatacatgatgcatccgtccgaatctgTCATCCTTACCAttgattcccgatgccggaaactgaaagttcaCATCtacacccctcccccccccctgtcatctttgtcccagtctctgatacacagacgTAGGACTTCGACCGCCACCCTCCTTTCTTGAATATGTTCCTAAAACTTATGTGCCCTCCTGTCTTTTAGTTTCAGTTGATCAATATATCttgttaagaaatgcccaacagtaccattACTTCAAAATAGCCCTATTTAATCCCTAcaaatcttaataaaattgaaccactctatctagtttctagttttaatgtttgtaaaatgttccgctaaGTTAATAATTGCCCCtataatctcccttctaaaaatccttatgtgcattactatacaaaaaacacacaaaatgaccccccccccccatcttacgaatattatattatcccctcttgtatatgtataagctgactgtaaaatttctttagttgcattgtataaaaacaaaattatatttaaatgTTTGGCCTTCTAGCTttaagaaattcataatgtaaaaaagaaaaaaatggtaCCTTTAAgttaacgcaaacgtgccttatcaaatgaacgaaTTGAGTAAAAAAGTTAATTAAACGTAAACAGTTCGCAATTAGGCCGCAGATACGGATTCGGATTCTTTCGGGACAATATAATAACAGTAAGGACACACTTGTGTTATATTTCTCCGATGTAATTAAGAGTATGTCTTTTGATTTCGTCGTAAGCCCGCATACTAGAGTGTACACAAGGTTTATGCTGATAGTCTCTTATTGGATCTATCTTGATACATTTTTGATAAGGGTGAACTTGAAGACATTTCTGTGGCAGAATAAAGAATAGAGTAATCCTCAGACGTACGAATTGGGAGCTGTATTGAATATgcaaacatgttttcatcgaacaGATGATAAAAAAGTAGAGAAACTATCTATGATGTTTCACCGAAATCGTGAATGAGGACGTCAGGTTTCGAGCAGGCACCAGTTGGATTGTGCAACCTAGGAATATACTTATGTGAAAGGCATGTTGGCAGACTGAGGCCACCGGGACAATCAGTCTCCGTCCAGACTATTTGACCACTGTCTGTATATAATCCGAGTCGTGGTAAGTGTACTCTTTCTGCTACCATTGTTTTTGGTTGCCGATCAATGTTCTTCTTTATCTGAAAATAAtcaaataattaaaaacaatgGAGTCCCATCCAAACTGTACATCCTCGCCTGATCCTTGTCCAATCGCAAATAATTCTGGATAATGCCATAATTCTTTAcatgaaattaaataatttttcacttttaaaaTAAACCTACAAAGTAATCTTGCTTACAAAACCATTCATTTCAATGTAATTTATATTACATATAATACCACAATTGATTCTTAAAAGTAATTCCGAGGAGCAAAGAATTTTCCGTGCGAAAAAATAACTTCCAGAAACTTTACCAGAAACAGTATAATTCGACCGCAATCACTATCGACGGTGAAAAAACACTTACTGCGAGTTACAAACACATTTCATCCTCGATAATTAGATATGTTGTTAAATTTAAATATAAATCGACCTGGTTTattatttgtaaacaaactatcAGCTGTGAAATGACAGCTCGGGCGACTATACGCACACATTCAAGCCTGCACTCGATTTCCACTGGAGTGTTCCATTGGCACCGTGCCAGTGCAAAACACCGACACGGTGTCAGTGCCATCAATGGAAAAACCTATCTGtgaatttgcagacatgtctgaaAATCTGGCATCTCTCCTGTTGATCAGCGATGCCAGCCCACATTACCACAGCAGATGGCTAACtaactagagcactctagttagagtgcggccaagccgcgtttgacgtatccaaacgagcagaaatcgGAAATAGaaattgtgaatacgtcaaatttcatgttggatacgtcatggcctcttggccacactctaactagtgCTCTATAACTAACGGGAGGCGAGATGCTCCAGCTGCTAACACCAATTGCCTCAATACATGCAGGCAAATGACGGGCGAACGAAATGCAGGTTCAGATGCAACAATCAGGCGGATGACAACGTTCTTTGCTATGAATATTGTTATCAAATAAAAATCTTGTAATATTACATCGGAAATTATGCACATAAAGTGTGTTTCAAAAGGTGCGTATTATTATATTCGTTTGACGCTACACGAAACGACGTTTTGTTATTcgtgatgacaaaatttgtatgacgtgtcataatcgtacatggaaaattttccataaaaaaaaatcaattattaatttgtatttatatctttggcttcatttggtctataaacaatcggtggatacatgttgaaggaaatgagtcagggaatcaaGAAAACAGTTATTTTGGCTACAGTGTCgtcaaatatgctatattttcaattgaaaacttaaactgcatttttctcacaattcgtgtatttttcttgtgaaaatgattatgctatTGTGTTTTCCAGATAGtttaacacataaaaacatcttatacatcaagataatttgagccaattcttagacacagtcatttgaagcaaaaaattaaaaaaattgcagcACGTTTGTCGCCATATCTTAGTAACCAATGAGAAtgtaaaaattctgaaaacgtcactttgtagagatttttagacaagtgatatggcatatctaactcagtttaccacAAAATggtgtttgtcataagatagcacaacagcgttgagattgattttattttgttttatatatttattttatttgaagtATGGAAGAGCCCCCTGAAGCTCGGtttaattcaaaaacttatctcCAACAGGCATATAACATCCTCTATTTAACAAACAGACTGAATCCATAGTTAGGTTCAATTTATCGGTTGTGCGTCGAGTAATATATGCAGGCTAAATTTACGCATGCCAAGCATTCAGTCTTCTTCGTTTATTTGAGCAAAGATTTCGTCAAGTGTATACtgcagaataaaatgttgatcagTTTGATCAGCTTCCACAGTAATCCTACAACATAAAACAATGTTCAAACAACAAATACATTCCGTTAAGTGATACTACAATAtggtaatttatgcctaacgtccattattccaat carries:
- the LOC131689368 gene encoding protein transport protein Sec61 subunit beta; the encoded protein is MPAPASSTSVGSGSRSPTKPSSAPRASAGGSSNLKQRKTTTTATAARNRTTGTGSGGMWRFYTDDSPGIKVGPVPVLVMSLLFIASVFMLHIWGKYTRS